The following proteins are co-located in the Oceanimonas sp. GK1 genome:
- a CDS encoding EAL domain-containing protein, which yields MRESRSFSRPLLWVAMVLVLLSLLLPWWSTLRALGHWHQQVQQQLPALLTPAPAPLPFIPGLAELSRSTPADAGNQAWWFGELGTVQQLGSEAVFYRLDTHMATRQWLSLSLPLILASLLLCAGLYGRYRRAMGNRQAYLGRLLQEPEQTHTEPEDALAQGILELHRRYRQQLDGIQRELEEAQQQSNRDSLTTLGNRYAFRRDLSQLLANENRLATATLMLVRASALQDINSRHGFQAGDQYLQDISRLVRKVIQSRLGAHAYRISGSDIAVLMPGQCDPLAKALGTELQQELYHYQDVHELDCAAYIGFTQLLPGQSPESILIRADSALAQAQSGEPNGWRMVLKNSDDEDLGESQWRQRLQSMLDGDRICLMVQPARQLKPSLPGYNEIFTHFPNDNGGVYPASTVFAMLQRLGMSMLFEQKIIEMILRKVAVNELPAQRWAINLTPASLQQSSFLIWLERVLMRNPNVTAGLVFELDEHVLEHQLTSGKRLLEMIRRSGARSAISKFGHGYGSFRLLKDLKPDYVKLDPELVRHLQDDSANQQFVRMIIDLAQRLGCHVVAEGVETEDQKRLLETMYIDGVQGYLISKPVPLADFKGLTLTSV from the coding sequence ATGCGGGAATCCCGTTCTTTCAGTCGGCCCCTGCTGTGGGTGGCCATGGTGCTGGTCTTGCTGAGCCTGCTGCTGCCCTGGTGGTCCACCCTGCGCGCCCTCGGCCATTGGCATCAGCAAGTGCAGCAGCAGCTTCCCGCCTTGCTGACCCCGGCGCCGGCTCCCCTGCCCTTTATTCCCGGCCTGGCCGAGTTGAGCCGGAGTACCCCGGCGGATGCCGGCAACCAGGCCTGGTGGTTTGGTGAACTGGGTACGGTACAGCAGCTGGGCAGCGAAGCGGTGTTTTACCGGCTCGACACACACATGGCCACCCGCCAGTGGCTGAGCCTGTCCCTTCCTCTGATACTGGCCAGCCTGCTGCTCTGTGCCGGTTTGTATGGCCGCTACCGGCGGGCCATGGGCAACCGGCAGGCCTACCTCGGCCGCCTGTTACAGGAGCCGGAGCAGACGCACACCGAGCCGGAAGACGCCCTGGCCCAGGGCATTCTGGAGCTACACCGGCGTTACCGCCAGCAGCTGGACGGCATTCAGCGCGAGCTGGAAGAAGCCCAGCAACAAAGTAACCGGGACAGCCTCACCACCCTCGGCAACCGCTACGCCTTTCGCCGGGATCTGTCCCAATTGCTGGCCAATGAAAACCGCCTCGCCACCGCCACCCTGATGCTGGTGCGCGCCAGTGCCTTGCAGGACATCAACAGCCGTCATGGCTTTCAGGCCGGCGATCAGTATTTGCAGGACATTTCCCGGCTGGTGCGCAAGGTGATTCAGTCCCGACTGGGGGCTCATGCCTACCGCATCAGCGGCAGCGATATCGCCGTGCTGATGCCGGGCCAGTGCGATCCCCTGGCCAAGGCCCTGGGCACCGAGCTGCAGCAGGAGCTGTACCATTACCAGGACGTGCACGAGCTGGACTGCGCCGCTTATATCGGCTTTACCCAGCTGCTGCCGGGGCAGTCTCCGGAAAGCATTCTGATCCGCGCCGATTCGGCCCTGGCCCAGGCCCAGAGCGGTGAGCCCAATGGCTGGCGGATGGTGCTGAAAAACAGTGACGACGAGGATCTGGGCGAGAGTCAGTGGCGCCAGCGGCTGCAAAGCATGCTTGACGGTGACCGCATTTGCCTGATGGTCCAGCCGGCCCGACAGCTCAAACCGTCATTGCCCGGCTACAACGAGATTTTTACCCATTTCCCCAACGACAACGGCGGCGTCTACCCCGCCTCTACCGTGTTTGCCATGCTGCAGCGGCTGGGCATGTCGATGTTGTTTGAGCAAAAGATCATTGAAATGATTTTGCGCAAGGTGGCCGTTAACGAACTGCCAGCCCAGCGCTGGGCCATTAACCTGACTCCGGCCAGCCTGCAGCAGAGCTCCTTTCTGATCTGGCTGGAGCGGGTACTGATGCGCAACCCCAACGTCACCGCCGGTCTGGTGTTCGAGCTCGACGAGCATGTGCTGGAGCACCAGCTGACCAGCGGCAAGCGGCTGCTGGAAATGATCCGGCGCAGCGGCGCCCGCTCGGCCATCAGCAAATTTGGCCATGGCTACGGCTCGTTCCGGCTGCTCAAGGATCTCAAGCCCGACTACGTCAAGCTGGATCCAGAGCTGGTACGCCACCTGCAAGACGACAGCGCCAATCAGCAATTTGTGCGCATGATCATCGATCTGGCCCAGCGACTGGGCTGTCACGTGGTGGCGGAAGGGGTGGAAACGGAAGATCAGAAGCGACTGCTGGAAACCATGTATATCGACGGCGTACAAGGCTATCTGATCAGCAAACCCGTGCCCCTGGCCGACTTCAAGGGGCTGACGCTGACCTCGGTTTAA
- a CDS encoding MerR family DNA-binding transcriptional regulator: protein MMPNKEVTYTISELADEFDVTPRTLRHYEELGLLMPKRRGNSRIYSHKDRIRLTLTLRGKRLGFSLAEMRELFELYDAEHSTRPQLHSMIAMIAEKRIVLQQQQDDIEKVLAELDAADIKAREALERMKHH, encoded by the coding sequence ATGATGCCCAATAAGGAAGTCACCTACACCATATCCGAATTGGCCGACGAGTTTGATGTGACCCCGCGCACCCTCCGCCACTACGAGGAGCTGGGCCTGCTGATGCCCAAACGCAGGGGCAACAGCCGCATTTACAGTCACAAAGACCGCATTCGCCTGACCCTGACCCTGCGCGGCAAACGGCTCGGTTTCAGCCTGGCGGAAATGCGCGAACTGTTTGAACTTTACGACGCCGAGCACAGCACCCGCCCCCAGCTGCATTCCATGATCGCCATGATCGCGGAAAAACGCATTGTGCTGCAGCAGCAGCAGGACGACATTGAAAAAGTACTGGCCGAGCTGGACGCCGCCGACATCAAGGCGCGGGAAGCCCTGGAGAGAATGAAACATCATTGA